A window of the Branchiibius hedensis genome harbors these coding sequences:
- a CDS encoding IS256 family transposase, producing the protein MSDEQAHGELVARSSAESVDVDDLAQQLVASAVERQVALTGEGGLLTTLTRRVLQAALEAEMSAHLGYDKHAVNGRDGGNSRNGSSPKTVRTEIGDVQIQVPRDRAGTFEPQIVPKHQRRLAGFDEAVISLYAKGMTTGDIAAHLSQVYDTDVSRDLVSRVTDQVLGDMKAWSARPLDAIYPVILIDAIVLKVREGTVANRPVYVAIGIDLNGFRDVLGLWVGPSGGEGAKQWMNMLSDLKNRGILDACIVCCDGLKGLPEAITATWPAATVQTCVVHLVRNSLRYASKKYWQAITRDLKRIYTAPSLAAAETEFETFAQQWEPLYPAMVRMWRNSWTEFIPFLDFPVEVRKLIYTTNGIESLNARFRAATRRRGHFPDEQSALKVLYLAVLERQKNRPNPTGQIAGWKNILNVLSMTYGDRLGLN; encoded by the coding sequence ATGTCTGATGAGCAAGCGCATGGTGAGTTGGTGGCGAGGTCGTCGGCCGAGTCGGTTGACGTTGATGATCTGGCGCAGCAGCTGGTCGCTTCGGCGGTCGAGCGGCAGGTCGCTTTGACCGGTGAGGGTGGGTTGTTGACGACGCTGACGCGGCGGGTCCTGCAGGCAGCCCTGGAGGCCGAGATGAGCGCCCACCTGGGGTATGACAAGCACGCGGTCAACGGCCGCGATGGCGGCAACTCCCGCAATGGCTCCAGCCCCAAGACGGTGCGCACCGAGATCGGGGACGTGCAGATCCAGGTTCCGCGGGATCGGGCCGGCACGTTCGAACCGCAGATCGTGCCCAAGCACCAGCGCCGCCTGGCCGGGTTCGATGAGGCCGTGATTTCGCTGTACGCGAAGGGCATGACCACCGGGGACATCGCCGCTCACCTGTCCCAGGTGTACGACACCGATGTTTCCCGGGACCTGGTCTCGCGGGTCACCGACCAGGTCCTGGGTGACATGAAGGCGTGGTCGGCGCGTCCGTTGGACGCGATCTACCCGGTGATCCTGATCGACGCGATCGTGCTGAAGGTCCGCGAAGGGACGGTCGCGAACCGTCCGGTGTATGTGGCAATCGGTATAGACCTCAACGGTTTCCGCGATGTCCTGGGGTTGTGGGTCGGCCCATCGGGTGGGGAAGGAGCCAAGCAGTGGATGAACATGCTGTCGGACTTGAAGAATCGTGGCATCCTCGATGCGTGCATCGTGTGCTGCGACGGCCTCAAAGGCTTGCCCGAGGCGATCACGGCGACCTGGCCGGCCGCCACGGTGCAAACGTGTGTGGTGCATTTGGTCCGCAACAGTCTGCGGTACGCCTCCAAGAAGTACTGGCAGGCCATCACCCGCGACCTCAAGCGGATCTACACCGCCCCGTCGCTGGCGGCGGCCGAAACCGAGTTCGAGACCTTCGCGCAGCAGTGGGAACCGCTGTATCCGGCGATGGTGCGGATGTGGCGCAACTCCTGGACCGAGTTCATCCCGTTCCTGGACTTCCCTGTCGAGGTCCGCAAACTGATCTATACGACCAACGGGATCGAGTCGTTGAACGCCCGGTTCCGGGCAGCGACACGTCGACGGGGCCATTTCCCGGACGAGCAATCCGCGTTGAAGGTGCTCTACCTCGCGGTGTTGGAGCGGCAGAAGAACCGACCCAACCCCACCGGGCAGATCGCCGGCTGGAAGAACATCCTGAACGTACTATCCATGACCTACGGCGACCGCCTAGGTCTGAACTAG
- a CDS encoding PQQ-dependent dehydrogenase, methanol/ethanol family — MRLLIRHDAIFLPPQPKPGTSRQATYTKFRTDPLVVDGVMFVTGWDGWLWALDATTGEQLWRYKHAVPFDITLCCANVNRGCAVANGKVYMVTQNAQLLCLDATNGDKVWQRAIGDVRAGESASLAPLVIKDTLITGSAGGEYGVRGHIDCWDLETGDHKWRTYTIPKPGEPGSETWPDDGEAWARGGGNHWVTGTYDPELNLYYAGTGNPAPDFDGEVREGDNLYTDSVVALDADTGEIKWHYQFTPHDLWDYDSTMEMTLFERDGKKLMAHFDKNGYMFVLDRTNGELQHVTPFVDRIDWGVITRDGKVTARKYPDKEGEPVHFFPGPAGAKEWTHAAYNPNHDLFYVPVADVGATATRRRREFKEGMPYWGAAVEVDIDNMAGSVSAFDSHGEEKWRYRMDMPMAASVLSTEGNLVFAGKPTGEFMAFHAETGEKLWEFQCGSGHHSSPMTYEVNGKQYVAVPVGWGGWLEGIIPGMSAQGHGASLIAFELSD, encoded by the coding sequence ATGCGCTTGCTCATCAGACATGACGCGATCTTCCTTCCGCCCCAGCCAAAGCCAGGGACGTCACGCCAAGCCACTTACACAAAGTTTCGGACAGACCCGCTGGTCGTCGACGGCGTCATGTTCGTGACCGGCTGGGACGGCTGGCTGTGGGCGCTCGATGCGACCACGGGTGAGCAGCTGTGGCGCTACAAGCACGCCGTGCCGTTCGACATCACGCTGTGCTGCGCCAACGTCAACCGCGGTTGCGCGGTGGCCAACGGCAAGGTCTACATGGTCACCCAGAACGCCCAGTTGCTGTGCCTCGACGCCACCAACGGTGACAAGGTCTGGCAGCGTGCGATCGGTGACGTCCGCGCAGGAGAGAGCGCCTCGCTGGCTCCCCTGGTCATCAAGGACACCCTGATCACCGGTTCCGCCGGTGGTGAGTACGGCGTCCGCGGTCACATCGACTGCTGGGACCTGGAGACCGGCGACCACAAGTGGCGCACCTACACCATCCCCAAGCCCGGCGAGCCGGGCTCGGAGACCTGGCCCGACGACGGCGAGGCCTGGGCGCGCGGTGGCGGCAACCACTGGGTCACCGGCACCTACGACCCGGAGTTGAACCTGTACTACGCGGGTACCGGTAACCCGGCACCGGACTTCGACGGTGAGGTGCGTGAGGGCGACAACCTCTACACCGACAGCGTCGTGGCGCTCGATGCCGACACCGGCGAGATCAAGTGGCACTACCAGTTCACCCCGCACGACCTGTGGGACTACGACTCCACCATGGAGATGACGCTGTTCGAGCGGGACGGCAAGAAGCTGATGGCCCACTTCGACAAGAACGGCTACATGTTCGTGCTCGACCGGACCAACGGCGAGTTGCAGCACGTGACCCCGTTCGTCGACCGCATCGACTGGGGCGTCATCACCCGTGACGGCAAGGTGACGGCTCGTAAGTACCCGGACAAGGAAGGCGAGCCGGTGCACTTCTTCCCCGGCCCGGCCGGTGCGAAGGAATGGACGCACGCGGCGTACAACCCGAACCACGACCTGTTCTACGTTCCGGTTGCCGACGTGGGCGCCACGGCTACCCGCCGCCGCCGCGAGTTCAAGGAAGGCATGCCCTACTGGGGTGCCGCCGTTGAGGTCGACATCGACAACATGGCCGGTTCGGTCAGCGCGTTCGACTCGCACGGCGAGGAGAAGTGGCGCTACCGGATGGACATGCCGATGGCGGCATCGGTGCTGTCCACCGAAGGCAACCTGGTCTTCGCAGGCAAGCCCACGGGTGAGTTCATGGCCTTCCACGCCGAGACCGGCGAGAAGCTGTGGGAATTCCAGTGCGGCAGCGGGCACCACAGCAGCCCGATGACCTACGAGGTGAACGGCAAGCAGTACGTCGCGGTTCCGGTCGGCTGGGGTGGGTGGCTCGAGGGCATCATCCCGGGCATGTCCGCCCAGGGCCACGGTGCGTCACTCATCGCGTTCGAGCTGTCGGACTGA
- the pqqA gene encoding pyrroloquinoline quinone precursor peptide PqqA, whose translation MKTATQKWEAPVITEIRVSAEVTAYVATLDK comes from the coding sequence ATGAAGACTGCAACGCAGAAATGGGAAGCCCCCGTGATCACCGAGATCCGGGTGTCCGCTGAAGTGACCGCCTACGTCGCGACGCTGGACAAGTAA
- the pqqC gene encoding pyrroloquinoline-quinone synthase PqqC: protein MTTTLTPDEFEQALRSHAKQYHSEHPFHQRMNEGQSTPEEIRGWVANRFYYQLNIPRKDGAIISNCPDREVRRRWVQRIIDHDGTAEGNGGIESWLRLGEGSGLTREEMEDQRHIVPGVRFAVDAYVTFTRTKPWVEAVASSLTELFAPDLMAHRLAAFEKYYTWIDPDALAYFRARLTQAPRDSEHGLEIVRKHCVTPDTQAAALAALSFKCDVLWSMLDAIDQAYGRH, encoded by the coding sequence ATGACGACGACGCTGACGCCCGACGAGTTCGAACAGGCGCTCCGTTCTCACGCCAAGCAGTACCACAGCGAGCACCCCTTCCATCAGCGGATGAACGAGGGCCAGTCCACGCCGGAGGAGATCCGCGGCTGGGTCGCGAACCGCTTCTACTACCAGCTGAACATCCCCCGTAAAGACGGAGCGATCATCAGCAACTGTCCGGACCGGGAGGTTCGGCGCCGCTGGGTACAACGCATCATCGATCACGACGGCACCGCCGAAGGCAACGGCGGCATCGAGTCGTGGCTGCGGCTCGGCGAAGGCTCTGGGTTGACCCGCGAGGAGATGGAAGACCAACGGCACATCGTGCCGGGCGTCCGGTTCGCGGTCGATGCCTACGTCACGTTCACCCGGACCAAGCCGTGGGTCGAGGCCGTCGCGTCCTCCCTGACCGAACTGTTCGCACCGGACCTGATGGCCCACCGGCTGGCCGCCTTCGAGAAGTACTACACCTGGATCGACCCGGATGCGCTGGCGTACTTCCGCGCCCGGCTCACCCAGGCGCCGCGCGATTCCGAACACGGCCTGGAGATCGTCCGCAAGCATTGCGTGACCCCCGACACCCAGGCGGCCGCGCTGGCCGCACTGTCCTTCAAATGTGATGTGCTGTGGAGCATGCTCGACGCCATCGACCAGGCTTATGGCCGTCACTGA
- the pqqD gene encoding pyrroloquinoline quinone biosynthesis peptide chaperone PqqD, which produces MAVTELMGVPRLAPHVRMRYDAARGQHVLLSPERIVVVNQTAAAVLELCDGSRAVEDIVVELRSRYDEVSEDDVRGLLDELTAKRCVETTDG; this is translated from the coding sequence ATGGCCGTCACTGAGCTGATGGGTGTCCCACGGCTCGCACCGCACGTCCGGATGAGGTACGACGCCGCGCGCGGCCAGCATGTGCTGCTGTCGCCGGAGCGGATCGTGGTCGTCAACCAGACCGCGGCGGCAGTGCTGGAGCTGTGTGACGGATCCCGCGCCGTCGAAGACATCGTCGTCGAGCTGCGCAGCCGCTACGACGAGGTGTCCGAGGACGACGTACGCGGCTTGTTGGACGAGCTGACCGCCAAGCGCTGCGTGGAGACCACTGATGGATAG
- the pqqE gene encoding pyrroloquinoline quinone biosynthesis protein PqqE has product MDSPYGLLAELTYACPLQCSYCSNPLALADYRDELSTQDWQRVITEAAELGVLQLHLSGGEPLQRRDIVELVQTASGLGLYTNLITSALGLSERRAEQLRQAGLDHVQISIQADEQELSDRIAGIRSFERKRDAARLVRRLGWPITLNVVLHRQNLDHIGGIIAMAEEMDADRIELANTQYYGWAGLNRSGLMPSRQQLEYAETVVREARERVGDRMEIIYVIPDYYSRYPKPCMDGWASRQFTITPNGDAFPCPAAQSLPLPRANVREHSVAWVWQESELFNQYRGTDWMPDPCRSCDRRELDFGGCRCQAFALTGDAARTDPVCHLSPDHALVESAVAQANDPSRPPRELLTPRTRSVDLHLRTATVPAADAVVPRS; this is encoded by the coding sequence ATGGATAGCCCCTACGGACTGCTCGCCGAACTCACCTACGCCTGCCCGCTGCAGTGCTCCTACTGCTCCAACCCGCTGGCGCTGGCCGACTACCGGGACGAATTGTCCACGCAGGACTGGCAGCGCGTGATCACCGAGGCCGCAGAGCTCGGCGTTCTCCAGTTGCACCTGTCCGGCGGGGAGCCACTGCAGCGGCGCGACATCGTCGAGCTGGTCCAGACGGCCAGTGGGTTGGGTCTCTACACCAACCTGATCACCAGTGCACTGGGCCTGTCCGAGCGGCGCGCGGAGCAATTGCGGCAGGCCGGTCTGGATCACGTCCAGATCAGCATCCAGGCCGATGAGCAGGAACTGTCCGACCGGATTGCCGGCATCCGATCGTTCGAACGTAAACGCGACGCCGCCCGGTTGGTGCGGCGGCTGGGCTGGCCGATCACCTTGAACGTGGTGTTGCACCGGCAGAATCTCGACCACATCGGCGGCATCATCGCGATGGCCGAGGAGATGGACGCCGACCGCATCGAGTTGGCCAACACCCAGTACTACGGGTGGGCCGGCCTGAACCGCAGCGGACTCATGCCGAGCAGGCAGCAGTTGGAGTACGCCGAGACGGTGGTGCGGGAAGCCCGCGAGCGCGTCGGGGACCGGATGGAGATCATCTACGTGATCCCGGACTACTACAGCCGCTACCCCAAACCGTGTATGGACGGTTGGGCCAGCCGGCAGTTCACGATCACCCCCAACGGGGACGCGTTCCCGTGCCCCGCCGCTCAGTCGCTGCCGTTGCCGCGCGCCAACGTCCGGGAGCATTCCGTGGCCTGGGTCTGGCAGGAGTCCGAGCTGTTCAACCAGTACCGGGGTACGGACTGGATGCCTGATCCGTGCCGCAGCTGTGATCGACGGGAGCTCGATTTCGGCGGTTGCCGTTGCCAGGCGTTCGCGCTCACCGGCGACGCCGCGCGCACCGACCCGGTCTGCCACCTGTCACCGGATCACGCCCTGGTCGAGTCAGCGGTGGCGCAAGCCAACGATCCGTCCCGGCCGCCTCGCGAGTTGCTCACCCCGCGCACCCGCTCCGTTGATCTGCACCTGCGCACGGCCACGGTGCCGGCGGCCGACGCGGTGGTGCCACGCTCATGA
- a CDS encoding ISAs1 family transposase has product MPSSLIHRANDTRDCDADGLLGALRTVTDPRKARGRRYPLPGVLAAALSAVLAGARSFTAIGEWVGTLGADRLVRFGLSRPPTESMIRKLFARLDAAAVDAAMSRFWWTRCHTGDDQRRVIAIDGKTLRGARTSQQFAPHLIAAHEHDAGIVLGQLAVAAKSNEIPAVPELLATFDPDDLTGTVITADALHTQTDTAIAILAAGADYLFTVKANQPTLLAQLKALPWRDVPVHRAITKGRGRRVTRTIKVLQAPEQVTFPGAAQVAQVRRTVTVRGKKTVEVVYLITSAGYQQAQPATLAGWIQGHWGIEIRLRWVRDVTFDEDRSQIRTGAAPQIMASLRNTAINILRLAKWDNIAAGLRHHARNPDQAIKHILTS; this is encoded by the coding sequence ATGCCATCTTCTCTGATCCACCGCGCGAACGACACCCGCGACTGCGACGCCGATGGATTGCTGGGCGCGTTGCGCACGGTGACCGACCCACGCAAGGCTCGCGGTCGGCGCTACCCGTTGCCGGGGGTGCTGGCAGCGGCGCTGAGCGCGGTCCTGGCCGGGGCGCGTTCGTTCACCGCGATCGGTGAATGGGTGGGCACCTTGGGCGCCGATCGACTGGTCAGGTTCGGGTTGTCGCGTCCGCCGACGGAATCGATGATCCGCAAGTTGTTCGCCCGCCTGGACGCCGCCGCTGTGGATGCGGCGATGAGTCGGTTCTGGTGGACCCGCTGCCACACCGGTGATGACCAACGCCGCGTGATCGCGATCGATGGCAAGACCCTACGCGGAGCGCGAACCAGCCAACAGTTCGCGCCGCACCTGATCGCGGCGCACGAGCACGATGCAGGAATCGTGCTGGGTCAGCTCGCAGTCGCGGCCAAGAGCAACGAGATCCCCGCAGTACCAGAGCTATTGGCCACCTTCGATCCGGATGATCTGACCGGGACAGTGATCACCGCTGACGCCTTGCACACCCAAACCGACACGGCGATCGCGATCCTGGCCGCCGGCGCGGACTACCTGTTCACCGTCAAAGCCAACCAACCCACCCTGCTGGCGCAGCTCAAGGCCCTTCCGTGGCGCGATGTGCCGGTCCACCGGGCGATCACCAAGGGCCGGGGACGACGGGTGACACGCACCATCAAAGTCTTGCAAGCCCCTGAGCAGGTCACCTTCCCTGGCGCGGCCCAAGTCGCCCAGGTCCGCCGCACCGTCACCGTGCGCGGGAAGAAGACCGTAGAAGTGGTGTACCTGATCACCTCCGCCGGCTACCAGCAAGCGCAACCAGCGACCCTGGCCGGATGGATTCAGGGACACTGGGGCATCGAGATCCGCCTGCGCTGGGTCCGCGACGTCACCTTCGATGAGGACCGCTCCCAAATCCGCACCGGCGCCGCACCCCAAATCATGGCCAGCCTGCGCAACACAGCCATCAACATCCTGCGCCTCGCGAAATGGGACAACATCGCCGCCGGACTACGACACCACGCCCGCAACCCCGACCAGGCCATCAAACACATCCTGACCAGCTGA
- a CDS encoding helix-turn-helix domain-containing protein produces MIKVLGSHREAPLSVSEIAEQLRISQPTATKHLRILLRAGLVSRDEARPRVHYALRMDTLVECRRQCRRRSKVRPLRRSKMRPPVRVV; encoded by the coding sequence ATGATCAAGGTGCTCGGATCGCACCGCGAGGCTCCGTTGTCCGTCAGCGAGATCGCGGAGCAGTTGCGGATCAGTCAGCCCACGGCAACCAAACACCTCCGAATCCTTCTGCGAGCCGGTCTGGTCAGTCGGGACGAAGCCCGGCCGAGGGTGCACTACGCCCTTCGGATGGACACGTTGGTCGAATGCCGGCGCCAGTGTCGACGTCGCTCGAAAGTGAGGCCGTTGCGACGCTCGAAAATGAGGCCACCGGTTCGTGTTGTCTAG
- the istB gene encoding IS21-like element helper ATPase IstB produces the protein MATKKTETTEALKQLTYLASALKAPRITEAAARLADHARDAGWTHEEYLAAVLDREVAARNASGAQLRIRAAGFGARKTIEEFDWDAQPAVRQQVASLASGGFLTEARNVVLLGPPGTGKTHLATGLGIAAANHGHRVLFATATEWVTRLTDAHQAGRLPQELARLRRYSLIIVDEVGYLPFEQDAANLFFQLVSSRYEHASLILTSNLPFSGWGGVFGDQAVAAAMIDRVVHHADVLTLKGASYRLRNRGIDTLPSIRTQDTAN, from the coding sequence ATGGCCACGAAGAAGACCGAGACGACCGAGGCGCTGAAACAGCTGACCTACCTGGCATCAGCGTTGAAGGCGCCCCGGATCACCGAAGCCGCGGCCCGGTTGGCTGATCATGCCAGGGACGCCGGCTGGACCCACGAGGAGTACCTCGCCGCAGTCCTGGATCGTGAGGTCGCCGCCCGCAACGCCTCCGGCGCCCAGCTGCGGATCCGCGCCGCCGGGTTCGGGGCGAGGAAGACGATCGAGGAGTTCGACTGGGATGCCCAACCCGCCGTCCGGCAACAGGTCGCATCCTTGGCCTCGGGTGGATTCCTCACCGAAGCCCGCAACGTCGTGCTGCTCGGGCCACCCGGCACCGGCAAGACCCACCTGGCCACCGGACTGGGGATCGCCGCGGCCAACCACGGACACCGTGTGCTGTTCGCCACCGCAACCGAGTGGGTCACCCGCCTGACCGATGCCCACCAGGCCGGTCGACTCCCGCAAGAACTCGCCCGACTGCGCCGCTACAGCCTGATCATCGTCGACGAAGTCGGCTACCTACCCTTCGAACAAGACGCCGCGAACCTGTTCTTCCAACTCGTGTCATCGCGCTATGAACACGCCTCGCTCATCCTCACCAGCAACCTGCCATTCAGCGGCTGGGGCGGCGTATTCGGCGACCAAGCCGTCGCCGCCGCCATGATCGACAGAGTCGTCCACCACGCCGACGTCCTCACCCTCAAAGGCGCCAGCTACCGGCTACGCAACCGCGGGATCGACACCCTGCCCAGCATCAGAACCCAAGACACGGCAAACTAG
- the istA gene encoding IS21 family transposase yields MISVEDWALIRRLVADGVPQRQVARELGIGRSTVERALASDRPPKYERPAGPTSFTPFEPAVRQLLVKTPDMPATVIAERVGWTGSITWFRDNVRRLRPEHRPVDPCDRLIWLPGDAAQCDLWFPPRKIPLEDGSRTLLPVMVITAAHSRFMVGRMIPTRHTQDLLLGMWELLQDLGRVPRRLIWDNETGIGRGKRHAEGVGAFTGTLATTLLRLKPYDPESKGVVERRNRYYETSFMPGRTFESPADFDAQFRDWLGLANSRVVRTIKARPVDLVDADRAAMLPLPPVPPAVGWVNRVRLGRDYYVRVDSSDYSVEPNVIGRFVDVHADLARVEVRHEGRLVAAHQRVWARGMTITDPAHVAAAKVLREQFQLPRPAADPDQELARDLAEYDRAFGLIDGEEVA; encoded by the coding sequence GTGATCTCTGTGGAGGATTGGGCTTTGATCCGGCGGCTGGTGGCGGATGGTGTTCCGCAGCGTCAGGTCGCACGAGAGTTGGGCATTGGCAGGTCGACGGTGGAGCGGGCGTTGGCCTCGGACCGGCCCCCGAAGTACGAGCGGCCAGCGGGTCCGACATCGTTCACGCCGTTCGAGCCGGCGGTGCGGCAACTGCTGGTGAAGACACCAGACATGCCAGCGACGGTGATCGCCGAACGGGTCGGCTGGACGGGGTCGATCACCTGGTTCCGTGACAACGTGCGGCGTTTGCGACCTGAGCATCGGCCGGTTGACCCCTGCGATCGGTTGATTTGGTTGCCGGGTGACGCGGCGCAGTGCGACCTGTGGTTCCCGCCGCGGAAGATCCCGCTGGAGGACGGCAGCAGGACGTTGCTGCCGGTGATGGTGATCACTGCCGCGCATTCCCGGTTCATGGTCGGGCGGATGATCCCGACCCGCCATACCCAGGACCTGTTGCTGGGCATGTGGGAACTGCTGCAAGACCTCGGCCGGGTTCCGCGTCGGTTGATCTGGGACAACGAGACTGGGATCGGTCGCGGGAAGCGGCATGCCGAGGGAGTCGGCGCGTTCACCGGCACCTTGGCGACCACCCTGTTGCGGTTGAAGCCCTACGACCCTGAATCCAAGGGTGTGGTCGAACGCCGCAACCGCTACTACGAGACGTCCTTTATGCCCGGGCGGACCTTTGAGTCACCGGCTGACTTCGATGCCCAGTTCCGCGACTGGCTTGGACTGGCGAATAGCCGTGTCGTGCGGACCATCAAGGCTCGCCCGGTCGATCTGGTCGATGCCGACCGGGCCGCGATGCTGCCGCTGCCACCCGTGCCGCCAGCGGTGGGATGGGTCAACCGGGTCCGGCTGGGACGTGACTACTACGTGCGTGTCGACAGCAGCGACTACTCCGTGGAACCGAACGTGATCGGCAGATTCGTCGACGTCCACGCCGACCTGGCCAGGGTCGAAGTCCGCCACGAGGGCCGCCTGGTCGCCGCCCACCAGCGGGTGTGGGCACGCGGGATGACGATCACCGACCCGGCCCACGTCGCGGCCGCGAAAGTCCTGCGTGAGCAGTTCCAACTACCCCGACCAGCCGCCGATCCCGACCAGGAGTTGGCACGGGACCTGGCCGAATACGACCGGGCCTTCGGCCTGATCGATGGCGAGGAGGTCGCCTGA
- a CDS encoding DNA polymerase beta superfamily protein codes for MSTKTSPNVSHGDRDVALANEILRVTVGSGAHGMAIEGHDDNDEMGVYVQHPAQLLGLSPTASHYVSRTQPEGSRSGPGDTDLVIYALRKFIRLAAAGNPTILIPFWSPSSDLLVSTPLGDELRSLRSQFATRQAGRRFLGYLDGQRDRLLGRGRQSRVPNRPELVAAHGYDTKYASHALRLGLQGIELITTGQLSLPLRSEDLEPCMEIKRGQVGYDEALRRIDDVRSRLAELLDGQVAVRDEPDMDVVNNWMVHAHRRHWDW; via the coding sequence ATGAGCACCAAGACCAGTCCGAACGTCTCCCATGGCGATCGGGACGTCGCGTTGGCGAACGAGATCCTGCGGGTGACGGTCGGGTCGGGCGCGCACGGCATGGCCATCGAGGGGCACGATGACAACGACGAGATGGGCGTCTACGTCCAGCACCCCGCGCAGCTCTTGGGACTATCACCCACTGCGTCGCACTACGTGTCGCGGACGCAGCCGGAGGGGTCGCGCTCTGGTCCGGGGGACACCGACCTGGTCATCTACGCGTTGCGGAAGTTCATCAGGCTTGCGGCAGCGGGGAATCCGACGATCCTGATCCCGTTCTGGTCGCCGTCGTCGGACCTGCTGGTGTCCACGCCGCTTGGTGATGAGTTGCGCTCGCTGCGATCCCAATTCGCGACCCGGCAGGCCGGGCGGCGCTTCCTGGGCTATCTCGATGGGCAACGTGATCGGCTGCTGGGGCGTGGGCGTCAGTCGCGCGTGCCGAACCGCCCGGAGTTGGTCGCCGCACATGGCTACGACACGAAGTACGCGAGTCACGCTCTGCGCCTGGGGTTACAGGGGATTGAGCTGATCACGACCGGCCAGTTGTCGCTGCCCCTGCGTTCCGAGGACTTGGAGCCGTGCATGGAGATCAAACGCGGTCAGGTCGGGTACGACGAGGCGTTGCGCCGCATCGACGACGTACGTTCGCGTCTGGCCGAGTTGCTGGACGGCCAGGTGGCGGTGCGTGACGAACCGGACATGGACGTTGTCAACAACTGGATGGTCCACGCCCACCGCCGCCACTGGGACTGGTGA
- a CDS encoding DUF6584 family protein produces the protein MTATRTGAIERARDDLASGRTWKARDRLRGAIGQRQDDEIVDLLAQVYFEMQDLPAAGALWFVTGRDDERARAAVAAWEERYGDPNERWHTIPGPIRRNRDTPGMRALRPESTSSDQSISQQELAGSWIDGLLVLLIVVGFGALVTIGAWTVLHWIFR, from the coding sequence ATGACCGCAACTCGCACGGGCGCCATCGAAAGGGCTCGAGACGATCTGGCGAGCGGCCGCACGTGGAAGGCGCGCGACCGTCTTCGTGGTGCCATCGGTCAACGGCAGGACGACGAGATCGTCGACCTGCTCGCCCAGGTGTACTTCGAGATGCAGGATCTTCCCGCCGCAGGTGCGCTCTGGTTCGTGACCGGTCGCGATGACGAACGCGCCCGGGCCGCCGTTGCCGCGTGGGAGGAAAGGTACGGCGACCCGAACGAGCGCTGGCACACCATTCCCGGCCCTATCCGACGGAACCGTGACACCCCCGGGATGCGTGCGCTGCGGCCGGAGTCGACAAGCAGCGACCAGTCGATCTCGCAGCAGGAGTTGGCAGGTTCATGGATCGACGGACTGCTCGTTTTGCTGATCGTCGTCGGCTTCGGTGCCCTCGTCACGATCGGCGCGTGGACGGTGTTGCACTGGATCTTCCGCTAA